The genomic stretch AAACACGCTAGATCCGCTGTTGTCACTGCATCAGCGGACTCCATTGATTTTCTAAGTCCGATTCGTGAAGGAGAAGTCGTTAGCTTAGAAGCCTATGTAAGCTGGACGCATAATACATCAATGGAAGTGTTTGTGAAAATCTTTGCGGAAAATGTAATTTCGAGTAAAAAGAAAGTATGTGCTACGTCCTTTTTAACGTTTGTGGCGCTAGATGAAGAAAGCGTTCCAGCAAGGGTGCCAGAAGCCATTCCTGAAACGGAAGAAGAGAAGTTCGTGCACGATGGTGGTTACGAACGTATGAAAGCGAGAAAGGCTAGAAGGAAACATTCACAGACGTTAGCAAGTGAGTTTGGCGTTTTTTCTTAAGCTTATCCACAAAAAAAGATCTGCTATTAGCAGATCTCATGTTTCAAATCCAAGAATGAAATTATTCTGTCGATCCTGAATTTGCTGTTGCGCTCTGTGAAGCGCGTCACGCTGTTCAGGATTTGCACTGTGAATCATTTTATCAAGTTCAACAGACATACGTTCAAGCAATTGTTGGGTTTCTGTATAACCCTTATCATTGACCGCTGATTGTTGCTTTGTAGCTAGTTGAAGCTGCTCGTCAGCATATTCAGTTAGTTCATGAGCGTTTTTTAACATTTCTTCTACTTTACGGTACGTGGACATGAGGAACCTCTCCTTTTGTATTGTTTCATGATTAGTATTGACAGGAAAGATACTTTTATGAGAACGAAGGGGAAATAACAGAAGTGAAAGTGATATAATAAGATGAGAAACAAGAAAGGCGTGAATCAAGTTGGCAAGTGAATTACATGCAGGAGAAATGACTACGTTACGTGTCGCACGTATGCAAGAATACGGCTATTTTTTAACAAACGGATATGAAGATGTCATGCTTCATAAAAAAGAAGCTAAAAATCACTACGAAGAAGATGATGAAGTAGAGGTGTTTTTATACCACGATCATCAAGGGAGACTTTCAGCCACTGAAACAGTTCCGCTCGTAACAATGGATTCCTTTTCGATTCTAAAGGTTGTAGAAGTGAAGCGAAGCCTCGGTGTATTTGTGGATATTGGCATTCAAAAGGACATGCTTTTATCAAAAGATGACCTTCCTTATGACTGGGCTACGTGGCCAGCTATTGGTGATGAGCTCTATTGTGGGCTAAAGCTTGATAAAAAGCAGCGTCTTTTTGCTGATTTAAGTAAATTTGAAGAAATACAGGAACTTTCTGTTGCAGCACCAGCCGATAGCAAAAATGCTGAAGTTGAAGGACTAGTTTTCCGCTTTCTTGATGATGGCGTTTCAATTCTGACAAGTGAAGGGTATCTTGCTTATTTGCATAAAGATGAGATGAAAGAACAAGTAAGACTTGGTCAGCGTCTTACAATGAGAATTACATTTGTAAGGGAAGATGGTCGTGTGAACGTATCGACAAGACCTCTTGTAAAAGAAGCAAGACTTGAGGACTCAGATCGCCTTGTGGCATATATGGAGAAGCACGGCAATCAAATGCCTTTTACTGATAAAAGTGATCCAGAAGCGATTAAGAATGAATTTAATATAAGTAAAGCAGCTTTTAAGCGCGCAATGGGAAAATTGATCAAAGAAAAGAAGGTTGAACAACAAGAAGGAGTCACCATTTTAAAATCCTAATATGTCATCTTTTTCTTCGTGTAACTGGAGGTTACGGGCAAATACTATACCTAAGCTCCTAGAAAGGGGGCAAGTCATTGGATATTACTGACTATGACAAAGCTCTATATTACACGCATCATTGTGCTTGCATTGATCTTAGCGTTTTGATGATGAAAACAGAGGATGACATCCTTTCGAAGCGAATTGAACAATTTGTTTATGCCTTTATACGTGAAACTGAATTTATGAAGGTAAAGGAAGCACGAGATACACTTCTTTCCTACATTGATTACGTATATCGGATGGAACCTGACTTTAGTGAAATGGCTGCTATAAATCAGACTTTAGACTGACCTCAAGCATATGGGGTCGGTTTTTTTATTGTTAAAAAGGTTTAAAATTGTCGAAAAGGGTATAATTGTAGTAAAAAATGAGGAGCAGGTGAGAAATATGAATCAACAGCAGCTGCACAGTGTACTTGAAAGTATGCGACTACCGAATGGAGCTTATGTTGCAAGTACATCGGATGATTACGACTACGTTTGGATCAGAGATGTATGCTATGCGGTTATGCCATATTTAAATTCTAAATGTTCACGGTATGAAAAAGCGTACCATGCTTTACTCACACTACTTAGAAAATATGAGTGGAAGCTTGATATTCATACGGAACAAAAGCCACATTATTTACATGAATACATTCATGCGCGTTATACAAGAAATTTAGAAGAAATTCCCGTTGAATGGGGACATGCTCAAAATGATGCAGTTGGTATTATGTTATTTGGAATCGGTCAAGGAATTCAAAATGGGAAGCCGATGTTAAGAGACAAAGTAGACCATCGCATCGTACAAAAACTTGTAGATTATCTGGAATGTCTCGAATACTGGAAAAGCCCTGATAATGGCATGTGGGAAGAAAATGTAGAATTACATGCATCAAGCGTTGGAGCGTGTGTAGCGGGACTAAAAGCCGTTAAAACTCTCGTTAACGTACCTTCATATATGATTGAGGAAGGTGAAAAAGCTTTAGATAAACTTTTACCTTGTGAAAGTGAAACGAAAGAAGCGGATTTAGCTCTATTATCATTAATTTATCCTTTAAATGTTGTATCAAGAGAACAAGCGATCCAAATTGTGGACAGGATCACAGAGCGCCTTGAGCGAGAACGAGGCATTATAAGGTATGAAAATGATGTGTATTATAACGAAGGTAGCGAAGCAGAATGGTGTTTTGGGTTCCCATGGTTAGGTCTTTGCTATGAGCAACTAGGAGAACTTGATAAAATGAGTGAATACTGGTCGAAAACGATGAGTATAACACCTGAAAGTGGAAAAATTCCTGAACTTTATATTGGCGGTACGAATATACCAAATAAAAACACACCGCTAGCTTGGTCTATTTCCATGGCTTATCAACTTCAAGTACGGATGAATGAAATGCAGGAGAATGTATCTTAAGGTTTTTATTTATAAATGTGAAAGGTTGCGCTACGATGCGCAACCTTTTTTTATTGCAATTTATGAAAAAATATTCCCTTATTTGTCGAAAAACACATGTATTTTTCGACAATAAATTTTTTAAAAGGAAACCTAAAGGTACGTGTCGAATCTTTAGGATGTAGAGGATAAGTATCGTGGAATCCCTCTATTTATCAATGAGAGCGAGGTGTCGCAATGACTGTATCTATGCCGACAGAGTATGATCGGTATCTATTTCATCAGGGAAATTTATTTCAGGCTTATCGTTCAATGGGCGCCCATTTAAGGGAAGAAGATGGACGGTTTGGAGTCAGGTTTACAGTCTGGGCTCCTCATGCTGTAGCAGTAGCCGTAACAGGGAATTTTAATCAATGGGATACCACATCGCATCGTATGGAAAAAGTGGAAGAGTCAGGACTATGGTCGTTATTTGTAGAACACTTATCAGAAAATGAACTCTACAAATATGCTGTCGAAACAACTGCAGGGGAGACGCTTATGAAGTCTGATCCCTATGCTTTCTATTCGGAACTGAAACCGAAAACGGCTTCCATCGTAAAAAAAGTTGATCATTTTGACTGGCATGATACGAAGTGGATGGCGAAACGAAAAAAAACTGCCCCATATGATGGGCCGCTATCCATTTATGAAGTTCATCCAGGTTCCTGGCGTAGGAAAGAAGATGGTTCCTATTATTCCTATAAGGATCTGATGCATGAATTGATTCCTTATGTGAAGGAACATGGGTATACCCACATTGAATTAATGCCGGTAATGGAGCATCCATTTGATCGCTCGTGGGGTTATCAAATTACAGGGTACTTTTCGGTCACAAGTCGTTTTGGTGAGCCTGATGATTTAAAGGCGTTTATCGATAAATGTCATCAGGAAGATATTGGCGTGATTTTTGATTGGGTCCCTGCTCATTTTTGTAAAGATGCCCACGGGCTCGGTCAGTTTGACGGCGGACCGGTATTTGAACCGTCGGATCCGGCTCGAGCAGAACGGCATAATTGGGGAACGTATAATTTCGATTATAGTAAACCTGAAGTGGTCAGTTTTCTTATCTCGAATGCTGTCTTCTGGTTTGACTATTACCATATTGACGGGTTAAGGGTCGATGCAGTTTCACAGATGCTTCTTTATCACCATGACCATGAAAGCGGTGGCGTGGAAGGAGAGAATGCTGCAGCTAAGGAATTTATTCAGAAATTAAATCGAACAATCTTTGAACAATTCCCAAATGTTTTAATGATGGCAGAGGAGTCGACGGATTATCCGTTAGTAAGCGCACCTATTCATGAAGGTGGCCTCGGTTTCAATTATAAATGGAACATGGGATGGATGAATGATGTTCTGAAGTACATGGAACTTCACATGGATGATCGTAAACACCATCATAACTTGTTAACGTTCTCTTTTTTCTACGCTTTTTCAGAAAACTATTTGTTGCCGCTTTCGCATGATGAAGTGGTGCATGGGAAAAAGTCATTACTAAATAAGATGCCAGGTGACTATTGGCAAAAATTTGCCAATCTTCGAACGCTTTATGGGTACATGATGGCTCATCCCGGAAAAAAACTCCTCTTTATGGGAGGAGAATTTGGTCAATTCGTTGAATGGAAAGATTTATCTGAGCTTGACTGGTTGCTTTTTGACTATGACATGCATAGGAAGATGAACGCTTATGTAAAAGAGCTCAATCATTTTTATCTTGATTCACGGGCAATGTGGCGCATTGATCATGAGTCTAAAGGTTTTGAATGGATCGATGCGAACGATAACGCACAGTCTGTTCTCACCTTTATGAGAAAAGGCAAAGCAAAAGGAGATTGCGATATCGCGATTATTAATTTTTCTCCTAATGTGTACTATGATTATCGGATTGGCGTTCCATCTACTGGAACGTATATTGAAATGTTTAATAGCGATCAAGAAAAGTACGGTGGATCAGGTCAGTTAAACGCAGACGAATTGCAAAGCGAAAAAACGCCCTATCACAATCAACCTTATAGCCTGATGCTTAAAGTACCACCGCTTGGAATTGTTGTTCTCGGCAAAAAAAATAAAAGCAACCTTGAAAGGAGAAATCGCTATGTCTAAAAAACGTTGTGTCGCCATGCTACTCGCAGGTGGTCAGGGGACAAGATTAGGAAAATTAACGACTCGTCTTGCGAAGCCTGCCGTTCCGTTCGGAGGAAAATATCGCATTATTGATTTCACACTTAGTAATTGCAGCAATTCAGGTATTGATACGGTTGGCGTTCTCACTCAATATCAGCCGTACATACTCAATTCATATATCGGAATTGGCAGTTCATGGGATCTGGACCGGAAAAATGGAGGCGTTTCCGTTCTTCCCCCTTACATGGGCCAAAAGGGCGGCGAGTGGTACCGTGGCACAGCGAATGCGATTTACCAGAACATGTACTATATCAAGCAATATGACCCAGAATATGTTCTTGTTATTTCAGGGGACCACATTTATAAAATGGATTATTCTGAGATGCTTGATTATCATGAGCAGCGTGATGCGGATGCAACGATTGCGGTTCTTGAAGTACCATGGAATGAAGCAAGTCGCTTCGGTATTATGAATACGGATGACGAAGATCGGATTGTTGAGTTTCAAGAGAAACCAGCTGAACCGAAAACAAATTTAGCATCGATGGGCATTTATATTTTCAATTGGAAAACGCTTCAAAAGTATCTAACAGAAGATGAGCAAAATCCTGGATCATCTAATGACTTTGGTAAAGATATTATTCCAGCCATGATTGAAGACGAAAAGAACGTATTTGCTTACTCATTCAATGGATACTGGAAGGATGTTGGAACGTTACAAAGCTTGTGGGAAGCAAACATGGATCTTCTCGATGATGATCCAGCTTTGATTCTTAATGATCCAGCCTGGAAAATTTATTCGGTGAATCCAAATCAACCCCCACAATATATCGCTCCTCAAGCGAAAGTGACACGTTCACTAGTAAACGAAGGGTGCGTTGTCTATGGAGATGTTTATCGATCGGTTCTTTTCTACGGCGTGCACGTTGGACTTGGAAGTACGATTCGAAACTCAATCATTATGCCAAATGTAAAAATTGGAGCAAATGTAACGATTGAAAACGCGATTGTAGAAAGTGGCACTGTAGTAGAAGATGGTATGTCATTAGGGTCAAGTGATGGTTCCATTTCTTTAATTGCTGATGGCGAAATCGTCTCGGTACCAAAATAGAGTAGGGGGATTAAACGATGAAAAAAGTAGTAGGAGTTATTAACCTCGTAGATGAAAAAAACACACTAAGTGAATTAACCAATCATCGAAGCTTTGCCTCTGTTCCATTTGCAGGGCGGTATCGATTGATCGATTTCTCTTTATCAAACTTAACCAATGCAGGTGTTAACACGGTAGCCGTTTTTACTCGTGAAAAATACCGTTCATTATTTGACCATTTAGGTTCAGGCCGAGAATGGGATCTCGATCGTCATCAGGGAGGGCTTTTCTTCCAGCCCCCTGCAGATGAAGAACGCAGAAATTCTGGTGACATCCATTCATTTTATGAAAACCTTTCCTTTTTTAAGAGAAGCCTTTCTCATTATGTTCTTGTAACGAACGGACAGCTTGTCTGGAACGTAGATTTCGATCAAATTATTGACGAACATGAAGCCGAGAATGCTGATATAACGGTTGTATACAAACCTTGTGACGACCCTTATACGAGTGGCAGTCATTATAACGTGTTATATACGAACGATGATGAGCGGGTAGATCGGTTAAATTTAGGTGTTGAACCGTTGCCGGGAGATAACGTGTTTTTGAACACCTTCTTGATGAAATCATCTCTCCTTATTTCTCTTGTTGAAGATAGTATTGAGAGTGGGAAGCATGAGTCCATTAATGAAGCGATTGCTGCAAACTTAGATCGTTACCATGTACACGCGCATCATTTTGGTGGATATGTTACCTTCATCGATAGTGTTGAGAGCTACTATCGCTATAGTATGGAAATGCTTGATCCAAATGTGACGCAGGAATTATTTTATAACACGGGTCCAATTTATACGAAAGTAAAGCACGAATCTCCTGCGAAGTATTTAGAAAGCTCCAGCGTATCGAACTCCTTGATTGCAAACGGCTGTACGATTTCAGGGACGGTAGAAAATAGTATTTTGTTTAGAGGAATTAGAGTTGGAAAAGGTGCAGTTATTAGAAACAGTATCATTATGCAAAAGTGTGAAATTGGTGAGGGTGCAGTGATTGAGAATGTGATTCTCGATAAAGACGTTTCCGTATCACCAAACGAGAAGGTCATTTCAGAAGATCAACCACGCGTTATCGCAAAATCGACTGTCATTTAGTAGGGGGAACTTGTAATGAACGTACTATTTGCCGCATCTGAAGGTCATCCATTTATTAAAACGGGTGGTCTTGGTGATGTGATCGGCGCTCTTCCAAAAGCACTTCAAAAACAGGGAGCGAACGTTTCTGTTATCTTACCTAAATATCAAGATATGAATGAGACGTTTAAACGTCAGCTTGAATTAAAAGAGACGATTACCGTTTCAGTTGGCTGGCGTGATAAATATTGTGGAATTGAGATGCTTAAGTATGACGGCATCACCTATTATTTCGTTGACAATGAATATTATTTTAAGCGAAGTGGTAGCTATGGATACTTTGATGACGGTGAGCGCTTTTCATTTTTTTGTAAAGCCGTATTAGAAGCGATCCCATATCTTGAAGATCAGCCTGACATTCTCCATTGCCACGATTGGCAAACTGGGATGATTCCTGTACTAAAGAAAGCCCATTATAGAAACCACCCTTACTATGAGGGAATTAAGGTTGTTTATACAATTCATAATTTGCGTTATCAGGGAATTTTTCCGAAGTCCATTTTGCATGATTTGCTAGATTTAAGTGAACTTCATTTCAATAATGAAGGGGTAGAGTTTCATGGTAATGTAAGCTTCATGAAAGGTGGACTGCTTTATGCAGATTACATTACAACTGTAAGTCCATCGTATGCGGATGAAATTAAGCAGCCTTATTTCGGTGAATACTTGGATGGAGTAATGAGGAAAAGAGAAAATGAATTTACTGGAATTATTAACGGAATTGATACGGATCTTTATGATCCAGCCAGTGATTCGGCTCTTGCTTATACGTATCACGCCTCACACCTTCTAAAAGAAAAAAACAAAACCGACCTTCAAAAGAATCTCGGTCTACAAATAGGCGAAGGCATTCCAGTTATTGCCCTTATTACGCGACTTGTCGAACAAAAGGGAATTGATTTGTTCTTCAGAGTCTTACCTGAAATAATGGAGCAAAAAGTCCAAGTAGTTGTTCTTGGAACAGGTGATGAGCATTACGAGCATATGCTTCGAGAAGCAGAAGCACGCTATCCTGGTAGATTTTCAGCAAACATTTATTTTGATGATGGTTTTGCGCGCCAGCTTTATGCTGCATCTGATTTGTTCTTAATGCCTTCCCAATTTGAGCCATGTGGCATTAGTCAGCTGATCGCGCTACGATATGGTAGTCTTCCCATTGTACGAGAAACGGGCGGCTTAAAAGATACTGTCCAACCTTATAACAAGTTTACAGGGGAGGGGCATGGGTTTAGTTTTGCGAACTATAATGCGCACGAAATGTTAGATACAATTCGTCTTGCTCTTGATCTCTATCATCATGATGACATCACATGGAAAAAACTAGTTGTAAGAGCGATGCGTCTTAACTATTCGTGGGAAGCTTCATCAGTAAAATACTTAAATTTGTATCAAAACCTATTAAAATAATTTCAAACTTTACCGATAAGAAAAGCAGAGGGGAAACTCTCTGCTTTTTTCGTTAAGAATGCTACAAATTTAAGATAGGAGAAAATGACTGATGATATCATGTACAAAGTGCCAAACTATACCAAACATTCATTCTGCTGGTTATATAGAAATTTTTACTACCGTTCCTCAGCTTAATCAAAGTTTACATGACCTCATGGATCGAAAGCAGCTAGAGCCTTCGCTAGTCATTCCTTTTGTTGGTCAAGAAGCTTTAGCGGATGTTTGTCGCCTGATCGCTTCGAATTTTAATCAGGCAGCAGTTGACATGTTTTTTTGCTCAACATACTCAGAGAATGAAAGGGAAAAAAGTCAACCACTCTCATTCTCGCAATTTTATTCAAGAGTCCAGCACCCTGATTACATAGAAATAATGAAACAATCACTCTTTACAAGCCATATGCAGCCGATCATCACGCTTGCTGATCAGAGTGTTACAGGTTATGAGTTTTTAATGCGGCCTACGAGTGAAGACTATCTTTTTTATCCGAACGAATTATTTGAAATGGCAAGACAATCTGGTTTGCAGTCTTTTCTTGATAGTGCTGCAAGAATTGCTTCACTTAAAGTAAGCGCCTCTCATCTCGAAAATGGGACGAAGCGATTTATTAACTTCTTACCATCTTCAATTTATGATCCTGCTCACTGCCTTCGAACGACGTTTCAAGCAGTGAATGCTTTCAAAATTGATCCGAATGACCTTGTGTTTGAAGTAGTGGAAACGGAGAAAATTAATGAGATTGCTCATTTGAAGAAGATTTTTAAAACCTATCAACAAGAGGGTATGAAAATGGCGCTCGATGATGTGGGATCAGGTTTTGCAACAAGAGAAATATTATTAGAATTAAAACCGGATTATGCAAAGATTGATCGAAGTTTGATTTCCCACAGTGACCAGGACCCTGTTAAACAGAAGTATTTAATTGAAATGGTATCGTTGTCAAAAGAGGAAGGCATTACATTGCTCGCTGAAGGGATTGAACGAAAAGAAGAAGTTGATTTTTGTAAGGAAATAGGAATCCCACTTGGTCAGGGCTACTATTTTGGACGTCCTGCAAAGGAACCTGTTACAGCTCTAAAAGTATAAGTGGTGAGACCTGACTAAATTCAAGTGAGTGACGCTTATGGTCAAAAGCTTCATAACTTCTCAAACTACTAAGAAAAAGAAGGGCGCTCCCTTCTTTTTCTTATGGAAATTTAGACTAAAAACCGATATGCTTACGACAGATTACAAAATTGGGGTGACGGAATGTTAACGTTTTATCAACGCTATGCACGTACAGCTTTTGATATTGGACTTATCGTATTAACCGTATTTCTAATAATGTTAGTATCTAGTTTTTTATTTGATATTGCAGCACCCATTATCGTAGGATATGTTATTTTTTTAATCATTGAACCTTTCGCACGTTTTCTACATCGAAAAGGAATTGGGAAGACAGCCGCAACGACCATCTCAACGCTTTTGTTTGTTCTTGTTGTTTTAAGTGTGGTTTTTCTAGCGGGAGCTATTTTTGTTCTTCAGTTACAAAATCTAATCGGCTTAATTCCTGGATATGTTGCGAAGTTTCAGGATCAGATTATGAATTATATTGAATGGGGGCAGCTTCAGATAAATGCTCTCCCACCTGATGTACTTGAAAAGGCCCAGGACTTTTCATTAACTCTTGTAGAAAAGGCTTCCCTTA from Bacillus sp. Cs-700 encodes the following:
- a CDS encoding glucose-1-phosphate adenylyltransferase, whose product is MSKKRCVAMLLAGGQGTRLGKLTTRLAKPAVPFGGKYRIIDFTLSNCSNSGIDTVGVLTQYQPYILNSYIGIGSSWDLDRKNGGVSVLPPYMGQKGGEWYRGTANAIYQNMYYIKQYDPEYVLVISGDHIYKMDYSEMLDYHEQRDADATIAVLEVPWNEASRFGIMNTDDEDRIVEFQEKPAEPKTNLASMGIYIFNWKTLQKYLTEDEQNPGSSNDFGKDIIPAMIEDEKNVFAYSFNGYWKDVGTLQSLWEANMDLLDDDPALILNDPAWKIYSVNPNQPPQYIAPQAKVTRSLVNEGCVVYGDVYRSVLFYGVHVGLGSTIRNSIIMPNVKIGANVTIENAIVESGTVVEDGMSLGSSDGSISLIADGEIVSVPK
- a CDS encoding DUF2524 family protein, whose amino-acid sequence is MSTYRKVEEMLKNAHELTEYADEQLQLATKQQSAVNDKGYTETQQLLERMSVELDKMIHSANPEQRDALHRAQQQIQDRQNNFILGFET
- a CDS encoding EAL domain-containing protein, whose product is MISCTKCQTIPNIHSAGYIEIFTTVPQLNQSLHDLMDRKQLEPSLVIPFVGQEALADVCRLIASNFNQAAVDMFFCSTYSENEREKSQPLSFSQFYSRVQHPDYIEIMKQSLFTSHMQPIITLADQSVTGYEFLMRPTSEDYLFYPNELFEMARQSGLQSFLDSAARIASLKVSASHLENGTKRFINFLPSSIYDPAHCLRTTFQAVNAFKIDPNDLVFEVVETEKINEIAHLKKIFKTYQQEGMKMALDDVGSGFATREILLELKPDYAKIDRSLISHSDQDPVKQKYLIEMVSLSKEEGITLLAEGIERKEEVDFCKEIGIPLGQGYYFGRPAKEPVTALKV
- a CDS encoding S1-like domain-containing RNA-binding protein, with translation MASELHAGEMTTLRVARMQEYGYFLTNGYEDVMLHKKEAKNHYEEDDEVEVFLYHDHQGRLSATETVPLVTMDSFSILKVVEVKRSLGVFVDIGIQKDMLLSKDDLPYDWATWPAIGDELYCGLKLDKKQRLFADLSKFEEIQELSVAAPADSKNAEVEGLVFRFLDDGVSILTSEGYLAYLHKDEMKEQVRLGQRLTMRITFVREDGRVNVSTRPLVKEARLEDSDRLVAYMEKHGNQMPFTDKSDPEAIKNEFNISKAAFKRAMGKLIKEKKVEQQEGVTILKS
- a CDS encoding YhdB family protein, with product MDITDYDKALYYTHHCACIDLSVLMMKTEDDILSKRIEQFVYAFIRETEFMKVKEARDTLLSYIDYVYRMEPDFSEMAAINQTLD
- the glgA gene encoding glycogen synthase GlgA, producing the protein MNVLFAASEGHPFIKTGGLGDVIGALPKALQKQGANVSVILPKYQDMNETFKRQLELKETITVSVGWRDKYCGIEMLKYDGITYYFVDNEYYFKRSGSYGYFDDGERFSFFCKAVLEAIPYLEDQPDILHCHDWQTGMIPVLKKAHYRNHPYYEGIKVVYTIHNLRYQGIFPKSILHDLLDLSELHFNNEGVEFHGNVSFMKGGLLYADYITTVSPSYADEIKQPYFGEYLDGVMRKRENEFTGIINGIDTDLYDPASDSALAYTYHASHLLKEKNKTDLQKNLGLQIGEGIPVIALITRLVEQKGIDLFFRVLPEIMEQKVQVVVLGTGDEHYEHMLREAEARYPGRFSANIYFDDGFARQLYAASDLFLMPSQFEPCGISQLIALRYGSLPIVRETGGLKDTVQPYNKFTGEGHGFSFANYNAHEMLDTIRLALDLYHHDDITWKKLVVRAMRLNYSWEASSVKYLNLYQNLLK
- the glgB gene encoding 1,4-alpha-glucan branching protein GlgB, translating into MTVSMPTEYDRYLFHQGNLFQAYRSMGAHLREEDGRFGVRFTVWAPHAVAVAVTGNFNQWDTTSHRMEKVEESGLWSLFVEHLSENELYKYAVETTAGETLMKSDPYAFYSELKPKTASIVKKVDHFDWHDTKWMAKRKKTAPYDGPLSIYEVHPGSWRRKEDGSYYSYKDLMHELIPYVKEHGYTHIELMPVMEHPFDRSWGYQITGYFSVTSRFGEPDDLKAFIDKCHQEDIGVIFDWVPAHFCKDAHGLGQFDGGPVFEPSDPARAERHNWGTYNFDYSKPEVVSFLISNAVFWFDYYHIDGLRVDAVSQMLLYHHDHESGGVEGENAAAKEFIQKLNRTIFEQFPNVLMMAEESTDYPLVSAPIHEGGLGFNYKWNMGWMNDVLKYMELHMDDRKHHHNLLTFSFFYAFSENYLLPLSHDEVVHGKKSLLNKMPGDYWQKFANLRTLYGYMMAHPGKKLLFMGGEFGQFVEWKDLSELDWLLFDYDMHRKMNAYVKELNHFYLDSRAMWRIDHESKGFEWIDANDNAQSVLTFMRKGKAKGDCDIAIINFSPNVYYDYRIGVPSTGTYIEMFNSDQEKYGGSGQLNADELQSEKTPYHNQPYSLMLKVPPLGIVVLGKKNKSNLERRNRYV
- the glgD gene encoding glucose-1-phosphate adenylyltransferase subunit GlgD, coding for MKKVVGVINLVDEKNTLSELTNHRSFASVPFAGRYRLIDFSLSNLTNAGVNTVAVFTREKYRSLFDHLGSGREWDLDRHQGGLFFQPPADEERRNSGDIHSFYENLSFFKRSLSHYVLVTNGQLVWNVDFDQIIDEHEAENADITVVYKPCDDPYTSGSHYNVLYTNDDERVDRLNLGVEPLPGDNVFLNTFLMKSSLLISLVEDSIESGKHESINEAIAANLDRYHVHAHHFGGYVTFIDSVESYYRYSMEMLDPNVTQELFYNTGPIYTKVKHESPAKYLESSSVSNSLIANGCTISGTVENSILFRGIRVGKGAVIRNSIIMQKCEIGEGAVIENVILDKDVSVSPNEKVISEDQPRVIAKSTVI
- a CDS encoding acyl-CoA thioesterase, which gives rise to MSNALSKKLIRDSRTTKSSFVLPSDTNTHGTLFGGKLMSYIDDIAAISASKHARSAVVTASADSIDFLSPIREGEVVSLEAYVSWTHNTSMEVFVKIFAENVISSKKKVCATSFLTFVALDEESVPARVPEAIPETEEEKFVHDGGYERMKARKARRKHSQTLASEFGVFS
- a CDS encoding glycoside hydrolase family 15 protein codes for the protein MNQQQLHSVLESMRLPNGAYVASTSDDYDYVWIRDVCYAVMPYLNSKCSRYEKAYHALLTLLRKYEWKLDIHTEQKPHYLHEYIHARYTRNLEEIPVEWGHAQNDAVGIMLFGIGQGIQNGKPMLRDKVDHRIVQKLVDYLECLEYWKSPDNGMWEENVELHASSVGACVAGLKAVKTLVNVPSYMIEEGEKALDKLLPCESETKEADLALLSLIYPLNVVSREQAIQIVDRITERLERERGIIRYENDVYYNEGSEAEWCFGFPWLGLCYEQLGELDKMSEYWSKTMSITPESGKIPELYIGGTNIPNKNTPLAWSISMAYQLQVRMNEMQENVS